In the Sandaracinus amylolyticus genome, GGACGCGCGATCGATCGCATGGCCGATCAGCTGGCGGATCGCCTCGAGGCGGTGCGCGCCGAGGAGTCGCGGCTGCGCGTGATGCTCGACGCGATGGACGAGGCGGTGCTCGTGACCGATCCCGACGGGCTCGTCGTGCTCAGCAACGCTGCGTTCGTCGGGCTCTCGGGCGGCGCGGGGCTCGGGCGCGCGTGCGTCGAGGCGATCCGGAGCGCGGAGCTGCACGAGGCGGTGTCGAAGGCGCTGCGCGGCGAGCGCCACAAGGCGGTGTTCCGCCTCGACGTGAAGATCATCTCGGCGCACGTCGCGCCGCTGCCGGAGAACGCGGGCGCGATCGTGGTGATGCGCGACGTGACCGAGGTCCGGCGGCTCGACGCCGTGCGCCGCGACTTCGTCGCGAACGCGAGCCACGAGCTGCGCACGCCGCTCACCGCGATCCGCGGGTTCGCCGAGACGCTGCGCGACGGAGCGCTCGACGAGCCCCGCATCGCCAAGCGCTTCGTGGGCAACATCGTCGAGAACGCGATCCGCCTGCAGCGCATCGTCGACGATCTGCTCGAGCTCTCGCGCTCCGAGTCACCCGACGCGCGCTTCGAGCTCGAGCCCATCGATCCGCTCGCGATCGCGAGCAAGGTGCTCTCCTCGCTGGAGCAGAAGGCGAGCGACAAGGGCGTGCAGCTCGGCATCGAGGCGACCCACGACGCCGTGCCGGTGCGCGGCGACGAGCGCGCGCTCGATCAGGTGCTGCTCAACCTCGTCGACAACGGCATCAAGTACACGCCCTCGGGCGGGCGCGTGGTGGTGCGCTTCCGGAAGGAGGCCGACACCGCGCGCGTCGAGGTCGTCGACACCGGGCCGGGCATCGCGGCGTCGCACCTGTCGCGCATCTTCGAGCGCTTCTATCGCGTCGATCAGGGTCGCTCGCGCGAGCAGGGCGGCACCGGGCTCGGCCTCGCGATCGTGAAGCACCTGACGCAGCGCATGGGCGGTGAGGTCTCGGTCGAGAGCCGGCTCGGGCACGGCACGACGTTCTCGGTGCGCCTCGCGCGCGCCGAGCTCGGGCGCGACTCGAGCACGTCGGGCGAAGAGTCGGTCGCGCTCGACGCGTGACATCGGGCCGAAACATCGAGCGCGCTTCGTTGACCCGCGATCGCGGCGGCGAATAGGATCACGTGATGATGCGCACGCACGCCGTGCTGGGCCTCGCGGTCGCGCTCTCGATGCTGATGTCCGCGAGCGCGTCCGCGCAGGAAGGAGCGGCTCCACCCCGCGAGCCGACCGACGCGGAGATCGCCGAGGCACGACACAGCTTCGAGGTCGCGCGTCCACCGCGTTCGAGCAGGGCGACTACGAGACCGCGGCGTCGGAGTTCCGCGCGGCGTACGCGCTGCTCGGTCACCCCGATCTGCTCTTCAACGTGTATCTCGCGGAGGAGCGCGCGGGGCGGCCACGCGAGGCGCTCGAGGCGCTCGAGCAGTACGTGGCGCGCGCGACGATCTCCGACGAGCAGCGCGCGCTGTTGGAGCAGCGCCTCGCGCGACTGCGCGAGCGCGTCGCGCGCATGGAGGCGGGCACGCAGCCGCCGATCGACTACGAGCGCGAGAGCGCGGGCGACGTGCCGATCGCGCTCGATGCGCCGGCCACGAGCACACCGCGGACGGCTCCGCCCGAGCCGGTCGTGACCGGCCCGCCGACCGCGGCGATCGCGATGCTGGTCACCGGCGGCGTCCTGCTCGTCGCGTTCGGCGGGCTCGCGATCGCGTCGGAGCTCGAGGACCAGTCGCTCGCGTCGAGCTGCGGGCGCGATGCGGGTCGATGGTGCAGCGCCGATCGCGTCTCGACGCTCGAGGCGCTCAACGTGGCGGCGGACGCGAGCTGGATCGCGGCGGCGGTCGTGGGCGCGCTGGGGATCACGTTCCTCTTCGCGCTCCCGCCCGAGCGCAGCACACCGCAGATCGCGCTCGCGCCGTGGATGTCTCCCGAGGGCGCCGGGATCACCGCAGGAGCGCGCTTCTGATGCGCTGGCAGCTCTCGCTCCTCTCGATCGTGCTCGGCGGATGCAGCGTGGTGAACGCGACGAGCGATCACCGTGATCCGATCCCGTCGAGCGAGTTCTGCTCGGTGTTCGCCGAGGTGGCGTGCCGAGGCCTGGTGGAGTGCTGCCCGAGCGCGGCCGGGGTGGACTTCGAGGCCTGTCTCGGCCCCGCCGCGGCACAGTGCGCGCAGGACTTCGGCACGCTCGCGGCCGATCCCCGCACCGGCTACGACGCCGACGCGGCGGCCCGGGTCGCAGCCGAGGGGAACGCGCTGGTCGACACCTGCTCGCTCGCGCTGAGCGACTGGATCCTGCAGCGCACCGGCTTCCAGTCGGTGCTCGCCGGGACGGTGCCCGGTGGCGAACGCTGCGACGCACCGACCATCGACGACGTCGCGCCGATCTTCTCGTGCGAGCGCGACGATCAGAGCTGCGTGTACGACGGCACGGCGTGGGAGTGCTCGGCGCGGCGCGCGCAGGGCGAGCGCTGTCTGCTCACCTGGGACTGCCAGGACGGCCTGTACTGCGCGGGTGTGTTCGGCACCGGCACGTGCGAGCCGCGCCAAGCGGACGGCTCGCTGTGCGTGAACGACGAAGCGTGCTCATCCCTGGTGTGCCGCACCGGACGCTGCGTGCCGCGGACCGTCGAGGACGTGTACTGCGGCATGGACGAGTGACCCTCAGAAGCCTGCCGAAAGATCGGCTCGCCCGCGGGTCCCTACCGTCCGCGCGCTTCGCGCGCTCCCATCCGGGACCTGCGGGACGAGCACTCCGGCAAGGACTCAGCTCGCGGGAAACGCCGTCCAGCCTGCGGTCCAGTCGTCGCCGTCCGGCGCGAACGCGCCCACGTAGTCGGCGCTCGTGTCGAAGAACGCAGGGCGCGTCTCGCCGTCGTTCTCGGACGGCGAGACCGCGTGGCTCGCGCCCACGGGCGCGCCCGCGGTCGGAGCCCAGTCGGGTGTCGCGGTGTCGAAGGGAGCAGCCAGCATCGGATCGGCCGACTGGATCGCGCGCTCCGCAGCCGTGAAGAACGACTGCTCGTCGATCATGTCGGCGCCGCCACCGCCCGCCGGGAACAGCGTCGCAGCGCCGCCCTGCGCGACGATGGAGTGCGAGATCACGAATGTCGCCGGCGTCGCCTGGAGGTTCGCCGACGCGGCGTCACCGACGATGTCGATCACACCGCCGCCGAAGCCGAGCACGATCGCATTCGCGATCGTGCCGGTGTGATTGCCACGCAGGAACAGACCGACCTGACCGTTGGGAGAACCACCCACGTTCGTGCCGATCAGCGTGATGTTGAAGATCCGAGGAGCCGCCGCGCGCGCGCCGTCCGCGGCCTCGATTCCGTCCGACTCCGCGTTGGTGCCCGGATGCTGCTGTCCCACGAGGAACTGCACGCGTCCCCGGAACGCATAGTCGTAGTCGAAGAGCTCGTCTGCCGCGCCGGTGATCACCACGTGCGAGATGTCGGGCTCGCCACCGAACACCTCGATCCCGTCGTCGTCGGACAGGTGCGATTGGACGTGATCGAGGCGCGTTCCGTGACCGCACGAATAGAGCTGGATCCCGTTCGTCTCGTTCCCACTGCCACCGCGATTGAAGCTCGCGAACTCGACTCGCACGTAGCGCAGCGTGCCGCACTCCCACGACGGATCGGGCTCGGCGCCGATCGGCCCGTCCTCGAGATACCCCGCGAGATCCGCTTCGGAGATCGACGACGTCGAGAGCGGGAATCCCTCCGGGTTCCGGCTCGGCGCGGCCCGCCCGATGAGCGTGATTCCACCCCAGTCACCGGGGCGGCGCGCGCCCTCGTCGCGCGCCGAGGTGAACACGATCGGATCCTCGGCCGTGCCCTCGGCCTCGAGCCGGCCGTTGCGCGTGACGAGCAGCACACCGAGCCCGGTCGCACCACGGATCACGGTGCCCGGCTCGATCGTGAGGACGCGCGGTGCGCCGGGATCGGGGGAGTGCACCGCGACGATCCCGTTCAGTGAATAGACGTGGTCGCACGTCCACGTGTGATCGCTCGCGAGCACACCTTCGGCGACGTCGATGACGGTACGCGCTGCGAGCGGCGGACATCGCGAGGAGCCACCGTCGGTGGCCGCGTCGACGGCGGAGTCGCTCGCGTCCGTCGCGCCGGAGTCAGCGGGGCCTCCGTCGAGACCGGCATCGTCGCCTCCGTCCGCGACCTGTGAGCCCGAGTCCCGGCCCGCGTCGGAGCCCGTCGCGTCGTCGTCGTCGCCGCACGCCGCGAGCGAGCACATCGCGACGACGAGAAGAGCACATCGATGGTGCATGAGACCTCCGAGCGCGAGCGTTGCTCGCGCGCCTCGCCGCGCCGCGTCATCCCGGCAACAACGCCGGAAAATCCGATCCGCGGCGATTCGAAGAGTGTCGAAAATCGGCTCGCCCACCGGTCCCTAACGTCCGCGCGCTTCGCGCGCTCCCGTCCGGGCCCCGCGGGACGAGCACTCCGGCAAGGACTCAGTCCGCCGGATAGCGCGTCCACCCGAGCGTCCAGTCGAGCGCGTCGCGCGCGCCCGGCGTCTCGCCGACCGGAGGAATCGCACCGCGATAGTCCGCCTCGACGTAATCCGACGCCCACTCCGAAGGTCCGTCGTCGAACGGCTCGTCGGCAATCACCGCGAGACCTGCGGTGAAGTCCGGCTCCGTGCCCGGCAGCGCATAGGCATTCCTCATCAGCGCTGCGCCCGGGAATCGATTTCCCGCCGTCGCCATGCGGAAATAAGCACTCTCGTCCATTCCCTCGTCGCCGTCCTCGTCGGCGCCGGGGAATTGTCCGCGGGTCGTGCTCGCCGGTGCGTCGACGAACACCGAGTCACGGATTCCGAACATCGGCACACGCGCCGCGGTCTCGGCGTCGAGCACGTTCGCCCAATATCCCTCGAATCCCTGGACGAGCGACGTGTGGACGGACCCGAGAGATCCGTATTGCAGCGCGACGCCGACCTCGGTGCCGTTCGCGCCGCCGTCCGGCCCGGTGCCGCGCGCGCCGACGAGCGTGACATTGTAGAGCGTCGGATTCGCCTCCGGCTCTCCCGCGGGCGGCACCGGCTGACCCTCGCGGCGACTGCCCTTCAGCGCGGCCGTCGCGTCGGGGAACGTCTGCACGATCGCGAACTGGATGAAGCCCGTGTATCCAGCGCCCCACTCGATCCCATCGAATCGCGGCGCGGTGATCACGAGGTGGCTCGCCGCGAACCGACCTCCGACGAGGCCCAGTCCGTCCGACGAGCGGTGCACCTGCACGTGGTCGACGCGCGTGCGCGTCCCGCACCCCGCGAGCGTGAGGCCTGCTGCGGGTTGGTCGACGACGTTGCCCGCAGCGTCGGAGTCGCCCGCGAACTCGACGCGCACGTAGCGCAGCGAGCCGCAGTCGTGATCTGCGACGTTGCCGCCGAACGCGCCGCGCGCATCGCCGGCGTCGAGCGTGTCGGGCACGCGGGACGTGGTGCTGTTGAGGCCGGTGGGCGCGGCGCCCAGCAGGACGATTCCGCGCCACTGCCCGGGCGCCGCCGGCTCGGTGCTCGGGCCGAACACGATCGGCGCTGCGCGCGTGCCCTCCGCGACCAGACGCGCGCCCTTCGCGACGAGCAACATCGCGCCATCGGCCGCGCGCACCCGCGTGCCGGGCTCGACCGTGAGCGTGCCGCCGGTGACGAGCACGTCTCCATCGAGGATCCAGTCGTGCGCGCAGTCCCACGTCGTGTCCGAGGAGATCGTGGTCGCGGCGGCGATGCGCTCCTCGGGGCGCTCCGCCGGGCATCCCGCGCCCGAGTCCGCGACGCCGGTGTCCGGGACCTGCTGGGTGGCATCCACACTGCCACCGTCGCGACGATCGTCGCCCGGTGCGAGTCGGATGCACGACGCGACGAAGAGAATCGTCGTGACGGACACCCACGCTCGTCCGATTCGCGCCGGCGACCTCACAGCGACACTCCGCACGCGACTCCGATCTCGCCGGGCCCGGCCCCGCAGCCGAACATCGGCGCGGGCGCCTCCGCGACGGGCTCGGCTCCTTCGATCAGCGGCGCCTCGTCGGCGCGCGAGCTGCCCGACGGCGCGACCGCGAACGTCACGATCGCGGCGACGAGGAGCGCCCCGCCGATGCCGTAGAGGACGAACGAGATCGTCTCGTTCGTGCGTGCGCTGTCGTCGAGCCCCGGACACGTCTCCGCGCGGGTCGCGAGCTCGGGCGCAGCGCCGAGGCACGCGTCGGAGCTCCACTCGCCGGCGAGGCGATGCGCTTCGCTCGTCGAGACTCCGCCACCGACCGCGAGCCCGATCGCACCCGCCGCGAGCGCGGCGCCTGCCACGTAGAAGGGTGTCGGGTCGACGGCGGGCGCGAGGGCGCGCGACGCGTCGTCGCCGCCGGGCACGACCGCGACCTCGATCGGCGCGAGCTCGGCGCGCTCGGGGCTCTCGTCGCTCCCGCGCCGGTACACGCGATTGCCGAGCTCGTCGAGCATCGCGACCGAATATTCGACCGAGCGCGCCGTCGTGAGCTCCGGAATCGGAATCGTGATCACGTCGCTCGGCGCGCGAGCGACCTCGCGCCAGCTCCCGCCCTCGCTGCGCACGCGCACGCGATAACGCGACACCATGCGCGCAGGGTCGGCGGCGCGCGCGACGAGCGACGACGTCTCCTCGTCGAGCTCGACCTGCACGCCGAGGCGATCGGTCGTGCCGGTCCAGAACCCGCGCGCCTCGAGGTAGGGGCTGCGGATCTCCGCTGGAAGGTCGGTGTCGAGCCGCACGTCGGGCGTGATCGCGAGCAGGCGAGTGAACGCATCGCGCGCGGCGTCGGCGTCACCCAGCGCCGCGCTCGCGAGACCGATCACGCGCTGCAGCGCGGCGACGTCGTCGGGCTCGGACGTGCCCTGCTCCAGCGCGTCTCGCGCGATGCGCCGTGCTCGCTCGTGCTCGCCGCGCCGCCGCGCCGTCTCCGCGGTGCGCGCGACCTCCTGCGACTGCGCGCTCACGACCGCTGGGAGCGCGCCGATCGCGACGAGAGCGCAAATGCAGAGCGGGAGTCGAAGCACGCGCCGACTCTAGCCCAAACGAACCTGGTGGCGACTCCGATCGTGTCGGCGTCGACTGCGCGTCACGAGGAGCACACGAATCGGTCACGCAGTCGTCGGCGCTCTGGACGACGCCAATCACGCGCACCGCGCATTCGCGCACTGCTCGTGGTGCGCGGGGTCGTCTGCTGCGCTCGATTCTTCACGAGACGGACGCTCATTCGAGCGCGATCCGTCGCGAGGTGGGCTGTCCGGCCTCGACCGTGACTCGATAGGTCGTCTCGATTCCGCGCTCGGGATTGCGGAGTGTGAGCGTGTGTGTCCCCGCGGGGAGCTCGACGTTCTCGAGCGGCGTGATGCCCAGCCGTCGTCCACCGAGGAACACGATCGCCCACGGCGTGGTGTCGAGCGAGAGTTGGCCCGTCGCGACCTGGCTCGGCGGCGAGGGCGCGGGCGCGAGCTCGGCCGTCGTGGCCACCGGCGGCGGCGCGGGCGCAGCAGCACGCACGCCCGTCGCGGGCCGGCGCACCGGCGACCGCGCGCCGCCGCGGCGCGAATCGATCGAGGGCGCCTGCGGTAGCTCGTCTCGCGCCGCCGCCGGGCTCGTCACCTCGGGGCGCGGCTCGATCGGCGCGCTGGGCTCGGGCCCCACGGGCGCGCTGCCTGCGACCGGGGCCGGCGCCGCGGCAGGCTCGGGCGAGACGGTCGTCTCGGCCGTCGTCTCACCGCCGATCGCGAAGGGCACCACGACCGCGAGCAACACTCCGATCACGACCGCGCCCGCGATCGCGACGAGCTTCCAGCGCGCGTCCGGTGCGCGCTCCGCGCGCGTCACGTCGAGGACCGGCGGTGCCTTGACCACCTTCGCCGAGGTCGTGACCGGCGTGCCCTCGCGCGGCAGCGGCCCCGGCGCGCCGATCCGGAGCTCGCCGCTCACCGCGTCGACCTGTGCGAGGCAGACTCGCAGCGACTCCTTCTGGGCCTCGATCGTGTCGGAGAAGACGGTCCGCATCAGCGCGGCGAGCGTCGTTCGAGAGCTCGCGCGCGACTGCGTCGCGAGCCAGTCGTCGAGGTCCTGCTTGAATTCGGCGGCCGTCGCGTATCGCCGATCGGGATTTCGCTGCAGCGACTTGTCGACGATGCGTGCGAGCTCGTCGGGCACGCCCGTGACGACGTCACCCAAGCGGGGAATCTCGTCGTTCAGCGTGGCGTGCAGGATCGCGACGTCCGAGGCTCCGCGGAACAAGCGCCGTCCTGCCAGGCACTCCCAGAGCGTGATTCCCATGCTCCAGAGATCCGCGCGCCGGTCGACGACCTCTCCGCGGGCCTGCTCGGGCGCGATGTACGCGAACTTCCCCTTGATCAGACCGGTGCGGGTGTTCGACTCCTGCGTCACCGCCTTCGCGATCCCGAAGTCCAGCAGCTTCACTTGGCCGTCGTACGTGACGAAGAGGTTGTGGGGAGAGACGTCGCGATGGACGATCTGGAGCGGAGTCCCGTCGTAATCGCGCGCCTCGTGTGCGTAGTGGAGGCCATCGAGCGCGTCGGAGACGACACGCGCCGCAATCGGTGGAGGGATCACCCCGTGATCATCGCGAGTGCGTTTGATCACTCGATTGAGCGGTTGTCCGTCGAGGTACTCCATCGCGAGGAAATGGTGTCCTCGATGACTGCCCACCT is a window encoding:
- a CDS encoding HAMP domain-containing sensor histidine kinase; translated protein: MLHSIRARLLIATVAGAVLVVGASWAYAENVALDAATRSAMRDVLIFASVLAAITAVVLAEVIARRFVTPIAELRHASDALARGDFSVRVRSRRDDEIGGIGRAIDRMADQLADRLEAVRAEESRLRVMLDAMDEAVLVTDPDGLVVLSNAAFVGLSGGAGLGRACVEAIRSAELHEAVSKALRGERHKAVFRLDVKIISAHVAPLPENAGAIVVMRDVTEVRRLDAVRRDFVANASHELRTPLTAIRGFAETLRDGALDEPRIAKRFVGNIVENAIRLQRIVDDLLELSRSESPDARFELEPIDPLAIASKVLSSLEQKASDKGVQLGIEATHDAVPVRGDERALDQVLLNLVDNGIKYTPSGGRVVVRFRKEADTARVEVVDTGPGIAASHLSRIFERFYRVDQGRSREQGGTGLGLAIVKHLTQRMGGEVSVESRLGHGTTFSVRLARAELGRDSSTSGEESVALDA
- a CDS encoding tetratricopeptide repeat protein, which gives rise to MSAQSQEVARTAETARRRGEHERARRIARDALEQGTSEPDDVAALQRVIGLASAALGDADAARDAFTRLLAITPDVRLDTDLPAEIRSPYLEARGFWTGTTDRLGVQVELDEETSSLVARAADPARMVSRYRVRVRSEGGSWREVARAPSDVITIPIPELTTARSVEYSVAMLDELGNRVYRRGSDESPERAELAPIEVAVVPGGDDASRALAPAVDPTPFYVAGAALAAGAIGLAVGGGVSTSEAHRLAGEWSSDACLGAAPELATRAETCPGLDDSARTNETISFVLYGIGGALLVAAIVTFAVAPSGSSRADEAPLIEGAEPVAEAPAPMFGCGAGPGEIGVACGVSL
- a CDS encoding serine/threonine-protein kinase, with protein sequence MERFDEYVLVGKLGHGGMAEVFLALSQGPNGFRKLLVIKRLHAHMKDEPQIVEMFLDEAKLAARLHHPNVVQTNKVGSHRGHHFLAMEYLDGQPLNRVIKRTRDDHGVIPPPIAARVVSDALDGLHYAHEARDYDGTPLQIVHRDVSPHNLFVTYDGQVKLLDFGIAKAVTQESNTRTGLIKGKFAYIAPEQARGEVVDRRADLWSMGITLWECLAGRRLFRGASDVAILHATLNDEIPRLGDVVTGVPDELARIVDKSLQRNPDRRYATAAEFKQDLDDWLATQSRASSRTTLAALMRTVFSDTIEAQKESLRVCLAQVDAVSGELRIGAPGPLPREGTPVTTSAKVVKAPPVLDVTRAERAPDARWKLVAIAGAVVIGVLLAVVVPFAIGGETTAETTVSPEPAAAPAPVAGSAPVGPEPSAPIEPRPEVTSPAAARDELPQAPSIDSRRGGARSPVRRPATGVRAAAPAPPPVATTAELAPAPSPPSQVATGQLSLDTTPWAIVFLGGRRLGITPLENVELPAGTHTLTLRNPERGIETTYRVTVEAGQPTSRRIALE